A single genomic interval of Pseudochaenichthys georgianus chromosome 3, fPseGeo1.2, whole genome shotgun sequence harbors:
- the gpib gene encoding LOW QUALITY PROTEIN: glucose-6-phosphate isomerase b (The sequence of the model RefSeq protein was modified relative to this genomic sequence to represent the inferred CDS: inserted 2 bases in 2 codons): protein MALTQDPNFQKLQDWYTAHALNLNMRHMFDADKERFNKLSLNLKTEDGDILLDYSKNLITDEVMKMLVDLGKSRGIEAAREKMFSGEKINFTEDRAVLHVALRNRSNTPIMVDGKDVMPDVNKVLEKMKGFCHRVRSGEWKGFTGKAITDVVNVGIGGSDLGPLMVTEALKPYSKGGPRVWFVSNIDGTHITKTLAQLDAETTLFIIASKTFTTQETITNANSAKEWFLEHAKDKAAVAKHFVALSTNGPKVKDFGIDTENMFEFWDWVGGRFSLWSAIGMAIALHIGFENYEQLLSGAHWMDNHFRSAPLEQNAPVLLALLGIWYINFFHAETHAMLPYDQYMHRFTAYFQQGDMESNGXYITKDGARVNYHTGPIVWGEPGTNGQHAFYQLIHQGTRMVPSDFLIPAQSQHPIRENLHHKILLANFLAQTEALMKGKTTEEARKELEAGGLSGADLEKILPHKVFQGNRPTNSIVFKKLSPYTLGALIAMYEHKIFIQGVMWEINSFDQWGVELGKQLCKTXEAELKDAAEVHSHDASTNGLINFLKKNSA, encoded by the exons ATGGCGCTCACGCAGGACCCAAACTTCCAGAAGCTGCAGGACTGGTACACCGCCCACGCCCTGAACCTCAACATGAGGCACATGTTTGATGCTGACAAGGAGAGGTTCAATAAATTAAG CTTAAACCTGAAAACTGAGGATGGAGATATTCTTCTGGATTACTCCAAGAACCTCATCACTGATGAAGTCATGAAGATGTTGGTCGAtctg GGCAAGTCGAGAGGCATCGAAGCTGCGAGAGAGAAGATGTTCAGCGGAGAGAAGATCAACTTCACCGAG GACCGCGCTGTGCTCCATGTGGCTCTGAGGAACCGCTCCAACACGCCCATCATGGTCGACGGTAAGGACGTGATGCCCGACGTCAACAAGGTTCTGGAGAAGATGAAGGGCTTCTGCCAT AGAGTTCGCAGCGGTGAGTGGAAGGGCTTCACAGGGAAGGCCATCACAGATGTTGTGAACGTCGGCATCGGAGGATCTGACCTC GGCCCCCTGATGGTGACCGAGGCCCTGAAACCTTACTCCAAGGGGGGACCACGTGTTTGGTTTGTGTCCAACATTGATGGGACGCACATCACTAAAACCCTGGCACAGCTGGACGCCGAGACAACCCTCTTCATCATCGCATCCAAG ACATTCACCACCCAAGAGACCATAACCAATGCCAATTCGGCCAAGGAATGGTTCCTCGAACATGCCAAAGAT AAAGCTGCTGTCGCCAAGCACTTTGTGGCTCTCTCCACAAATGGA CCCAAAGTGAAGGACTTCGGCATCGACACGGAGAACATGTTTGAGTTCTGGGAT TGGGTTGGAGGTCGTTTCTCCCTCTGGTCTGCTATTGGGATGGCCATTGCTCTGCACATTG GCTTTGAAAACTATGAACAGCTTCTATCTGGAGCTCACTGGATG gaTAACCACTTCCGCAGCGCTCCTCTGGAGCAGAACGCTCCCGTCCTGCTGGCTCTGCTCGGGATCTGGTACATCAACTTCTTCCACGCTGAGACCCACGCCATGCTGCCCTACGACCAGTACATGCACCGCTTCACCGCATACTTCCAGCAG GGTGACATGGAGTCCAATG AGTACATCACGAAAGACGGAGCGCGTGTGAACTACCACACCGGGCCCATAGTGTGGGGAGAGCCGGGAACCAACGGGCAGCACGCTTTCTACCAGCTCATCCACCAAG GAACTCGCATGGTGCCCTCAGACTTCCTGATCCCAGCTCAGTCACAGCATCCCATCAGAGAAAACCTGCACCACAAG atcctGCTGGCTAACTTCCTGGCGCAGACGGAGGCTCTGATGAAGGGGAAAACCACGGAGGAGGCCAGGAAGGAGCTGGAGGCCGGCGGCCTGAGTGGAGCAGATCTGGAGAAAATCCTGCCGCACAAA GTATTCCAAGGAAACAGGCCGACCAACTCTATCGTCTTCAAGAAGCTGAGCCCGTACACACTGGGAGCGCTGATAG CGATGTATGAGCACAAGATCTTCATCCAGGGTGTGATGTGGGAGATCAACAGTTTCGACCAGTGGGG AGTGGAACTGGGCAAACAGCTCTGCAAGA ATGAGGCCGAGCTGAAGGACGCCGCGGAGGTCCACTCCCACGACGCCTCCACCAACGGACTCATCAACTTCCTCAAGAAAAACTCCgcctga